In the Wyeomyia smithii strain HCP4-BCI-WySm-NY-G18 chromosome 2, ASM2978416v1, whole genome shotgun sequence genome, one interval contains:
- the LOC129723296 gene encoding protein transport protein Sec61 subunit alpha-like produces MGIKFLEIIKPFCSILPEIAKPERKIQFREKVLWTAITLFIFLVCCQIPLFGIMSSDSADPFYWIRVILASNRGTLMELGISPIVTSGLIMQLLAGAKIIEVGDSPKDRALFNGAQKLFGMVITVGQAIVYVMTGMYGDPAEIGAGVCLLIIIQLFVAGLIVLLLDELLQKGYGLGSGISLFIATNICETIVWKAFSPATVNTGRGTEFEGAVIALFHLLATRQDKVRGLREAFYRQNLPNLMNLLATVLVFAVVIYFQGFRVDLPIKSARYRGQYSSYPIKLFYTSNIPIILQSALVSNLYVISQMLAVKFHGNFLVNLLGTWADVTGGGPARAYPIGGLCYYLSPPENLSHIAQDPIHAMLYIVFMLGSCAFFSKTWIDVSGSSAKDVAKQLKEQQMIMRGHRENSMIHELNRYIPTAAAFGGLCIGALSVIADFMGAIGSGTGILLAVTIIYQYFEIFVKEQSEMGGMGAMLF; encoded by the exons atgGGAA TAAAATTCCTGGAAATCATCAAACCGTTTTGCAGTATCCTGCCGGAAATTGCAAAACCAGAACGAAAAATCCAATTCAGAGAGAAAGTGCTCTGGACGGCAATCACGCTGTTCATTTTCCTGGTATGCTGTCAAATTCCTCTGTTCGGTATTATGAGCTCGGATTCGGCCGATCCCTTCTACTGGATTCGAGTTATTCTGGCATCCAACCGGGGCACACTGATGGAGCTGGGAATTTCACCGATTGTGACTTCGGGTTTAATTATGCAGCTATTGGCAGGCGCGAAAATCATCGAGGTTGGTGACAGCCCGAAGGACCGCGCACTGTTCAATGGAGCCCAAAAGTTGTTCGGAATGGTTATTACCGTTGGCCAAGCGATTGTGTACGTCATGACTGGAATGTACGGTGATCCAGCGGAAATTGGAGCTGGTGTTTGTCTTCTGATTATCATCCAACTGTTCGTGGCCGGTTTGATCGTTCTGTTGTTGGACGAGCTGCTCCAGAAAGGATATGGTTTGGGATCCGGTATTTCACTGTTCATTGCCACCAACATTTGCGAGACCATCGTATGGAAAGCATTCTCACCAGCCACTGTCAATACCGGACGAGGAACCGAGTTCGAGGGTGCGGTTATTGCTCTATTCCATCTGTTGGCCACCCGACAGGATAAGGTGCGAGGACTTCGCGAAGCTTTCTACCGACAGAATTTGCCGAATCTGATGAATCTTCTGGCGACGGTGCTGGTCTTTGCGGTGGTCATATACTTCCAGGGCTTCCGAGTTGATCTACCAATCAAATCAGCCCGCTATCGCGGCCAATACAGCAGCTATCCAATCAAGTTGTTCTACACAAGTAACATCCCGATCATCCTACAGTCTGCGCTGGTTTCCAATCTGTACGTCATTTCACAG ATGTTGGCGGTAAAATTCCACGGCAACTTCCTGGTCAACTTACTTGGTACCTGGGCTGACGTCACGGGAGGAGGTCCCGCCCGAGCCTATCCGATCGGTGGTCTTTGCTACTATCTATCGCCACCGGAGAACCTATCGCATATCGCTCAAGATCCAATTCACGCTATGCTCTATATTGTATTCATGCTCGGAAGCTGTGCCTTTTTCTCGAAGACCTGGATCGATGTATCGGGCAGTTCGGCCAAGGACGTTGCTAAGCAGCTGAAGGAACAGCAGATGATTATGCGTGGTCATCGGGAGAACTCGATGATCCACGAGTTGAATCGGTACATTCCGACTGCGGCTGCCTTCGGAGGGTTGTGTATCGGAGCACTGTCAGTTATTGCCGATTTCATGGGAGCGATCGGCTCGGGAACCGGTATCCTGCTGGCTGTGACGATTATCTATCAGTACTTCGAGATCTTCGTCAAGGAGCAGAGCGAAATGGGTGGTATGGGAGCGATGCTGTTCTAA